The sequence below is a genomic window from Ipomoea triloba cultivar NCNSP0323 chromosome 10, ASM357664v1.
AAAGCTAAGGGGAAACCTTAGCTtattacaatataaaaaaaattaaggtatGCATGTGATGTCTTTTGTTTTGTAAGACAAAAGAAAAGATGGAGAATATAATGCTGCATGCTATCTCTGAATCCCCAATTAACCTTCAAACCTTTCAGCTCATCAACCTATGTAATGTACAAGGGCCTAAAACCCTGCTTTAATGCAGCCTTCCACACAACATCAATCTGATCTACATTCAGAGCTCCAACCTCATGGTGTGTCCACCCTTCAAGAAGATGAACCGCCCCGCCCGCGTGGCATGCATGAACTATGCCTCTTTCCATTGTGTACTGCCCAGGAGACACAGTTTAGACAGGACAGATGAAGAAATAGAGGAATGGAACTAAAGCAACAgaaaattgaagcatgtgttgtgtctcaactaaaagtctaagctgagaGTTTGGCTGCACATTAAGTGTGCAGGCTGATTCctagcatgtgctccatctcaactacaAGTCTAAGCTGATAATTGGACTGCACATCACGTGTGCGGGCCAATTCCCAGCACATGCTCTGTCTCAACTacaagtctaagctgatagttggactacaTATTACGTGTGTGGGCCGATTCCCAGCATGTGTTacgtctcaactaaaagtctaagccgATAGTTAGGTTGCACATTACGTGTGTGGGCCGATTCCTTTATGGGCTCCAACTAACACGTGGACCGTAGTCCTCTTGCATGAGGTTGGCTTggataccaaattgaaatatgtgttccatctcaactaaaaagcTAGGCTGATAGATGGagtgtacatttatgtttatattatatatatatcctcaaCATAGAAGAATGAAATAGAAGGATGATAGTGATACATACCTCACAGGCTCCTAGGCCCTCGACATCCTTTGGAAGCTTCATTGCTGCTAACTTCCCATATGTGCAGTCTCTGCGGAATGGGATGATAGGAGGAACCACAAACTGATGAAAATGTGCTCCCGAGGGCGCCCAACTTTGCTCTCGAGGTGAGGACCATTTTCCGATTATCCATGTCTATCATAGTTAGAATACAAGCATTCTTAATttcttgttttaaaaataagacAGGTCTGTCATATTGGTAAAGTGTTCTATGGAGTGAACCAATGGTGTTAATCAACACATTTATGTCATTACCTTACAGTGTTGAGCTGCTTGATACTTGGTAACTCGAACAAGAAATCTTTGGTACTCTGCTGGGGCTTCACTTTGGATTTTCGTGAATCTCTCACAGGATTGAGTAAGCATCTGCACAGAAAATCAACCAGAAAGAGTTGATTGTGAAAAAGAGAAAGGAGAGAAATAGTTACTGGCTGGTCCACTGCAAAGTTCCTAATTTTAACTATCTGATAAACATTCTCTAAATATCACGCGAATCAATTGTAGAAGCAGATCTTACCAGCACTCTGACCTGCCGACGTGCCAAGTAGAGCGCAATGGCCCTTCCAAGCTTCGAAGTGGCACCTGTCAGGAAGACCTCGTCTACATCTCGGGGAATGCCATTTAGGATGACAGCAGCTGTTAAGGTGTTTCCATGGACAACTCGGACTCTGAGATCAGGATGCTTGTTGACGAAAAGTGTCCCACCTCCATTAAGGCCCTCGTTCTGTCACAATATTTCAAGctaaaaaaataactttcaacGATTCCAAGATGCTTGTAAGTTGGAACTATTATTGTTCTCAAATGTTCTTGTCAACTAACAGGCTGCAAATACAGTGCATATCAACATTTTCGGGATCAAACTAGTTTAAATAGTGCTTCCGGGGCTTATATTTCTATGGGAAACATGTGATGTCTTTGGATGAACTAGTTATAAGCCATGTGACAAGAGCGTTCAATCAAATTAACTACGAGTTAGTTACATGTTAAAAGCAAATAAAGTGGGGAaacaaagaacaaaacatatcAAAGGATGGCCGACCTTGTTTAATGCAGCAAGGCTAATGACCTTGACGCCTCGTCTATCAGCATTAAGAATagcttcttcaatttttttatttatggctTCCGCAGCAAATGGCAAGAAATACTGCAAATCATAGCAAAATAAACATTCAAGATGCCAAGACAAAAAAATGGGAAAGAAATTTTGCCTAGTCAATTCCAATCTTTAGTTCCATGTTTTGGCACTCTGTTATTACAATTTAAAGATGGGTTTCAGTTTCAGTTCAGATAATTTTATAAACAGATCATTTCGGTTTCATTTTTCTGTATTTTCCTATTTTAGAAACCTGAACTCCTTTGCATACAACATAGACGATCTAAACAAGTTCAGAATTAATCTCCGTCTAGAGACATTGAGGAAGATACCTGAAAACCAAATCTTGGTATTACCCATGTCTGGTGCACTCTCCCTCTGAGGTTGTAAAAACTGGACAAGAAAGTCTTGCAATTGAGCCACATGATAAGCATCGCCGTAATGACTCCAGGCCAAAGCGGTAACAAGAAGAGCCTTGTAGTGAAAGGAATTGAACCGAATGATCTAAAAACAAATGGAGCATGAAGTGCCGACATAATATCAACGATATGTGCAAGGAACACAAAATCGGGTGCACTTTGACCTGCACATtgatattgaaaaataaattcatatgaaattgtatttcaGAGTAAATGGAGCCTATTCAAGAAGTGATTATACAAAAGTATGTAAAAGATAAGTATAAatgttaaacaataaaaattatactgAAATCATTCTCCCGAAAATTCTAAATAAGCGAAGTGTTGCTTGCTGAACAGAAAACATCTTTTGCAGTTTGTGTAGTTACAAGAAATAGCTGACCTCTAGAAGCTATGTAAAACATTTAAGGATGATACAATTTGATATgacataataaaaattgaagagaAACTTATGTGAAAGCAATCATATACAGATAACACCACGACCTGAAGAACCAGAGAGTAGAAAAGAGAAATAAACTTACTTGTCCTTGTACTTATCTCTCTTTGAAGGTCCCAAGAACGGGTATTTATTGTCTTTCCCAGCATATCATAGAGAGGCATAAATAGGCAAAAATTAGTTTCTGTATCCGTATGATGTAGGCTGTAGTATCTGTAGAGTCAAAAACGGGGAAATTTTAATCACTTCATTTGGTAAACTCATGAGAGCTGCAAATACCACAATATTTGAGAGGAAGAGGACATAcgttgggctataaataaggtATCTGATAAACGGAATAGCGTCGAAGAGTCTGCAAGGCATGATTTCAACATTGCTATGCCCCAAACATCTAAGGAAATCAAATGCCAAAACATAACCGTACATAACACTTATTGATCCATAACCAAGAAACAAGGTTCCAATTGGAGGAATTCCTACAACTATGCATAGTAAGATGTTCTCCAAGAATGTTGCACTCCCCGCTGCATGAACAATGATTTGTCTGtcaataatcatatatatacaaaccaGGCAAATATTAGACCACCTATAGTTGTAGTTGTTATTTTTACCTGTATAGGGATGTGGAACTTTTGAATCATGGTGCAGCCAATGATAAAGTGGATAAACACGGGGGTTATGCAAGAATCTGtgcaacaaataatataatggctCGGAAATCCCTATATGCAACACGAGACAGCAAGCAGCTCCTCTCCAGTCCCAGAAGGGAATAGTGGGAAGAGAAGAGAAGCTCAAACAGACAAATGAAGCCACAAAAGCTTGGAGTATTAGGAAATTGTCCCTGTTTGATATTGATAAGTAAAACCCAAATtacacaaaatattttttaacccTTTTTCTGGGTAAATCCAAACAAAAGACAGGTGAAAAGGAATTGGAAAATAAACATCATACCAATGCCATTCCTTGTCAATTTGCCGAAAATCTATGCCATCCTGAGACACCCACTTTGCGTGGTTAAAGAAAAGCATATTGATGTATGAACTCCATAGTTGATGAACAAGGCCTCTCAGGGCACACAAGGCAAGAATATGTAAGCACCAAATATTCTCCCAACTCTCTTTGTAAACCCAAGAGTACATGAATTTTGCTAGAAATGGTCCATATAGTAAATACTGCACGTTTAACAGCCAATAAGAACAAACAACAACGGAAAACACATACAATCAATTCAAAGTACAAACAGAAAATAGttatatttcattaaaaaaatatatgggAAATGAAGTACATGCCTTAAAATTACCAAGGTTTTCCCAAGGCCATGCAAACAAAGGTGAATCTGTTTTATTTCTAAGAGTGTGATAATAATCTCTGGCTTGTTGGATTGATGATACACTTTTTTCTCTCCCCATCTCTCCCCCACAGAAAATCTGTTGTCTTGAAACACAGTAGCATTACCTCACcaaaaaagggaaagaaaagaataaagaatGCATGGAGATGGGCGATCCAACAGATTGAAAAGGCAATATAAAGGAAGATACAGTGGGCAAGAAGAAGGGAAAACAAGAAAAGATTACACCTGGATCTGCAGAAAAACGCTTTTCTTATCTACTCCCATTTTGGCTACTAGTGCAATTAATTAGCGCCACCAAACCCATAGATTCATCATTGAACACTGTCATCTACACACTGGAATTTCCACACTGACACAGATTTTCCCACCAATATGCACCATCATCATCCTACACCCATAGGGGCATTCCccagaaataattaataattaagaagAATGGCTGCCAAATTTCATTGCATCAAGAAAGGGATGGTGGGGGTTTGCCGTTGAGATTTTGATACATTTCTTCTTTGTTGAGTAGTGACTTTTCCTCGACTCGATAGTGGTTGAGATTTGgatacattttttattatttttccttaccttggttttgaaaatattttttttttcaggattattttaaaataatgtgaTTCTCATGTTTTAAATTTAGATGTAAGCTACCAAggtttaattaaatattattatagtgattattattttataaaatttatagtctTGTCGTGATAAAAGAAGacaaaattttaagttaaaatttaatcaaattacTTATAAGAACAAATTGGGATAGATAGagaacaaaataattttggaaaaagtgtcaaataggccactgaacttatcgcttttgtgcaattgggccattgaacttaaaaagtgtgcaattcaaccatcaaacaatcaaaatttgtgcaattggaccattttacaaaaattttctggtaaaatcaaattatattactgacatatatgtattaagagtgacattttcttctaccatactagttggagtcaatattaaaaattttttaactcaaattgaattaaaaatttttgtaagcatggtccaattgcacaaattttgcttgtttgatggttgaattgcacactttttaaattcaatgacccaattgcgcaaaagcgataagttcagtggcctatttgacactttttccaataatttttaatttcacaaTTGGGAGGgcctattatatcattttatacATCCATGtattctgaaaaatgttttttcaAAGATTTCTAAAGTAATGGATTTTAAATGACATTCACATAatctttttaaactttaataaatttttttacactttcataaattttgtacgggtctataaaagtctgtatggcaaatatttataaatttttttttaaaaaaaaactttttcaatcatgacttttgtagacttttaaaatgatagtttttaataaacttttattgactttcatagagtcagttcaaaactttttaaaactttttaaaactttgtaaaactctataaaagtctatgaccctgtttggtaaataatcagcctatcagccaattttggcttatttgaccactattagttggtaaataataagctttttgtaactccaaaatgctaaaattcaaaaggctaatcaaagcagtcttttcaattagctttttgataaaataaattataccaaacagctatcagctaacagctaatttatcaaacaactttctacaatcagccaatgttatcaacaaaccATATCTTCTAACCTAAatagccaacccaatcagctaacaaccatttaccaaacagggtctatataaaaaaacattcataaacGTTTATCAGCTTAGCTATATTTGAATGATGCAATAGTacgtagttatttttaaaatttcgtcattttctgaatttgaaagattaatTCTAACAATGTTATAGTCtcaacatcttttcaatgcatcaagtgcgttacaatgttctattgtcctacattgacatttttaataatgagttttaaatcaatttattgggttatttgaatgttctttgtcaacaaatctttcctgagtagttaatatgatttcttttaaaaaaaaatcaatgttattaacatattacttggtaaatacatatataacattattttgtagtataactttgatatttaattacaagatagtgtaaaaagaaaacaatgaacaatgtagtaatataattaattaataactttGAAGGTAAAATTAACATAACACCCTCCACTTAACATACGCGAATTGCAATTTATAAAcactaaaattatattgttaccGTTAGATTACTCCGATCTGACGACAAAATACAACCACACGACTGCATGAGAGCTTCAGGTCACATATGAACCaatatatattgggtttatcgaggcaaaccccactcctcttccgagtatgtgagtaaaccctcgccctgtgatcctagccggcaaaggaccacaaggaggttaaccagcctaggttgcccatagctgaccggctcaaacccgggtggcagacggtttcgaactcaggacctcacggccgcgagcgtcttggtcttgccactcaggctgcccttacgggcacatatgaaccaatatatatatatgtgtgtaatgGGGTGGAGTGGTGGGGAAGGGGGTAACTACCCATTGCCCTCTTTTGGATTCACCCCTGACCTCACCACCACAAGTTATTATAATTGACTTTTTTAAAATTCCAATTGACCTTACATATTAATAATGTGGTAGATTTTAATTCATGGTCGATGTATAAaagttattaatttatattgacATCCACATAAGCAAAATTTCGgtttgaaatataataattgaaattaGAAGGGTTTATGTGTTACTATTAAAAACTTTAAAGGGTCTTTATATAAAATTGGCTCTTTGGGGGACCGGAGTTCCTAACTGCTTTCTACCAAACACAACTAACAAATGTGACACCTTGAGTCCTTGATGGTGGgtaggggtgttagcgaacagagctttcgacaaattACTCATGTTTGTATttggtaagcgttcgtttattaaggtaaacgaacattaacaaacaaaatttaaagttcggttaataaacgaatatagtctgaacagtggtaagctcgtttgttataagagatcgtgaacaagctcgtttgtgttcgtttagtaattTTCGCGAATAAGTTCGTTTCtattcgtttaataatgttcgcgaataagctcgttaagtgttcgtttaataatgttcacgaacatatataattgtgttgtttgtttggttattgttcgtgaacgtagattatgCCTTGTTCACGAACGAATTGTGTTCAGGAACTTGTGCATgtgtttggtaattaagtgttcacgaacgttaacaaacactaatgaacgcttaataaacgaacacgaacagaattttcaaaaaccttaacaaaccaACACGAAaacgaacactccaaaatccttaacaagcGAACACGAACAAcatccgttcgtttatgttcgatTCGTTAACCGCCCTAATGGCTGGAAATTCACTTCcgctaaatttatttttttaaaaaaatgtacgGACCCAATTAGTAATATAACTCATAAGggataaatatagaaaaattacacttttcgtctctaagttataagataattgtagaatttgttcATGAGTATTGAttatgctcacttttcgtcctttcatgctcacttttcgttcctaaattatactaaaattataaatttcatccctaatattttattagtaaatggacgaaaagtgcaacctCAATGATAATTTAGGAATtgaacgaaaagtgagtatgaccaacacttaaggacaaataattttacaattaccttataacttagggacaaaaagtttaattttctcGATAaatatctactatatatatactaataagagtcaataaagttagacctataacgggaactaaaaaatgtccgtcaaattatttaatcaaatgaaatacttatttttaatgattttccttctttaccctctattatattattttcttcccttaaataatcccacattccgttagtataaactttaacttccgttaacttttaattcaccattaatttttataagaaatgtcttagattcgaaccccatcccaatcagagttgacataattgttgaacatatactacgaatatgttagagtatattattgaaaagtaa
It includes:
- the LOC116033554 gene encoding very-long-chain aldehyde decarbonylase CER3-like isoform X1, coding for MGREKSVSSIQQARDYYHTLRNKTDSPLFAWPWENLGNFKYLLYGPFLAKFMYSWVYKESWENIWCLHILALCALRGLVHQLWSSYINMLFFNHAKWVSQDGIDFRQIDKEWHWDNFLILQAFVASFVCLSFSSLPTIPFWDWRGAACCLVLHIGISEPLYYLLHRFLHNPRVYPLYHWLHHDSKVPHPYTAGSATFLENILLCIVVGIPPIGTLFLGYGSISVMYGYVLAFDFLRCLGHSNVEIMPCRLFDAIPFIRYLIYSPTYYSLHHTDTETNFCLFMPLYDMLGKTINTRSWDLQREISTRTSQSAPDFVFLAHIVDIMSALHAPFVFRSFGSIPFTTRLFLLPLWPGVITAMLIMWLNCKTFLSSFYNLRGRVHQTWVIPRFGFQYFLPFAAEAINKKIEEAILNADRRGVKVISLAALNKNEGLNGGGTLFVNKHPDLRVRVVHGNTLTAAVILNGIPRDVDEVFLTGATSKLGRAIALYLARRQVRVLMLTQSCERFTKIQSEAPAEYQRFLVRVTKYQAAQHCKTWIIGKWSSPREQSWAPSGAHFHQFVVPPIIPFRRDCTYGKLAAMKLPKDVEGLGACEYTMERGIVHACHAGGAVHLLEGWTHHEVGALNVDQIDVVWKAALKQGFRPLYIT
- the LOC116033554 gene encoding very-long-chain aldehyde decarbonylase CER3-like isoform X2, which translates into the protein MYSWVYKESWENIWCLHILALCALRGLVHQLWSSYINMLFFNHAKWVSQDGIDFRQIDKEWHWDNFLILQAFVASFVCLSFSSLPTIPFWDWRGAACCLVLHIGISEPLYYLLHRFLHNPRVYPLYHWLHHDSKVPHPYTAGSATFLENILLCIVVGIPPIGTLFLGYGSISVMYGYVLAFDFLRCLGHSNVEIMPCRLFDAIPFIRYLIYSPTYYSLHHTDTETNFCLFMPLYDMLGKTINTRSWDLQREISTRTSQSAPDFVFLAHIVDIMSALHAPFVFRSFGSIPFTTRLFLLPLWPGVITAMLIMWLNCKTFLSSFYNLRGRVHQTWVIPRFGFQYFLPFAAEAINKKIEEAILNADRRGVKVISLAALNKNEGLNGGGTLFVNKHPDLRVRVVHGNTLTAAVILNGIPRDVDEVFLTGATSKLGRAIALYLARRQVRVLMLTQSCERFTKIQSEAPAEYQRFLVRVTKYQAAQHCKTWIIGKWSSPREQSWAPSGAHFHQFVVPPIIPFRRDCTYGKLAAMKLPKDVEGLGACEYTMERGIVHACHAGGAVHLLEGWTHHEVGALNVDQIDVVWKAALKQGFRPLYIT